Proteins from a genomic interval of Anatilimnocola floriformis:
- a CDS encoding ATP-binding protein has product MSLMEGSNPFATRFIKPGALDYVFPSGITAGSLAADLQSQHWRGSIIGPHGSGKSSLLAALHPAFEQLGRKIVQQQVQGRRGLDWSALAWRNWNDHTLVIIDGYEQLSLWQCLLLRARCRQRGAGLLVTAHQPVRLPLLFTTKPKLELALDIVQRLLPESDDRITPSDVAEAYVQHQGNLREMLLSLFDVFRARA; this is encoded by the coding sequence TTGTCTCTCATGGAAGGCAGCAATCCTTTCGCCACGCGCTTCATCAAACCTGGCGCGCTCGATTATGTCTTTCCGTCAGGCATCACGGCAGGGAGTCTCGCCGCGGATTTGCAGTCGCAACACTGGCGCGGCTCGATCATCGGCCCTCATGGCAGTGGCAAAAGCTCGCTCCTCGCCGCGCTCCATCCTGCGTTCGAGCAACTAGGTCGCAAGATTGTGCAGCAGCAAGTGCAGGGACGCCGCGGTCTCGATTGGTCTGCGCTCGCCTGGCGAAATTGGAATGACCACACGCTGGTCATTATCGATGGCTATGAGCAGCTCAGTCTGTGGCAATGTCTGCTGTTGCGCGCTCGTTGCCGACAGCGCGGCGCGGGCCTGCTCGTCACGGCTCATCAGCCAGTTCGCCTGCCGCTTCTCTTCACCACCAAGCCCAAGCTCGAGCTGGCGCTCGACATCGTGCAACGGCTCTTGCCCGAGAGTGATGATCGCATCACGCCCTCTGATGTCGCCGAAGCTTACGTGCAACATCAAGGCAACCTGCGCGAGATGCTCCTCAGCTTGTTCGATGTCTTTCGCGCGCGAGCGTGA
- a CDS encoding GspE/PulE family protein: MAAPGPKKKGDFTEILLRRRIVSQDQITEARQVAKDGNANLAETLIKLGYATGEEVMQAVAQEHGRAYIDLSEVDIPEAIIELVPESVAREQSVLPHSEVDGTLTVIVSDPYDIDTVEKLRFILNRKIEIALAPRERILEAINKYYSQIEGESADSVLQEFTDTAIDFTETESATVASNNEAVDENSAPVVRMVQLMIQEAVQLRASDIHVEPFEEVVRIRYRIDGILHKRDSPPRRLLSAIISRIKILGKMDIAERRRPQDGRIKVTVGDKDLDLRVSIIPTAHGQSAVMRILNKDNIKVGVRQLGLHETDFNKFQSLLKRPNGIVLVTGPTGSGKTTTLYAALNSMNRPDKKIITAEDPVEYYLPGINQVEVKHNIGLDFSRIIRSMLRQAPNVILVGEMRDEETAQMGIQASLTGHLVFSTLHTNDAPSAVTRMVDMHVPAYLVASSVVAVLAQRLVRLNCSKCKHPIQLPESVLNDAGIPLELAKKATFMKGKGCGNCNKSGYRGRQGIFELMMISGKIREMIFKNMSSLEIRKEACRLGMSTLYVDGIRKVMSGITTLDEVYRNAKRNETDVISM; the protein is encoded by the coding sequence GTGGCTGCACCAGGACCGAAGAAAAAGGGGGACTTCACCGAAATCCTCCTCCGCCGCCGCATCGTCAGTCAGGACCAAATCACCGAAGCCCGTCAGGTAGCCAAGGACGGCAACGCCAACCTGGCCGAAACGCTCATCAAGCTCGGCTATGCCACCGGCGAAGAGGTGATGCAAGCCGTTGCCCAGGAGCACGGCCGGGCTTATATCGACCTGAGCGAGGTCGACATTCCGGAAGCGATCATCGAACTCGTGCCGGAATCGGTCGCCCGCGAGCAATCGGTACTCCCCCACTCGGAGGTAGACGGCACGCTGACGGTGATTGTCAGCGATCCGTACGACATCGATACGGTCGAAAAGCTCCGTTTCATTCTAAACCGCAAAATCGAAATCGCCCTCGCCCCCCGCGAGCGGATTCTGGAAGCGATCAACAAGTATTACAGTCAGATAGAAGGTGAATCGGCGGACTCAGTGCTCCAAGAATTCACCGATACGGCGATCGACTTTACCGAAACCGAATCGGCGACCGTCGCCAGCAACAACGAAGCCGTCGACGAAAACAGCGCGCCGGTCGTCCGCATGGTCCAGTTGATGATTCAGGAAGCCGTCCAGTTGCGGGCTTCGGACATCCACGTCGAGCCGTTCGAAGAAGTAGTTCGAATTCGCTACCGAATCGATGGCATTTTGCACAAGCGCGACAGCCCGCCTCGCCGCTTGCTGTCGGCGATCATCTCCCGCATCAAGATTCTGGGGAAGATGGACATTGCCGAGCGACGTCGCCCCCAGGACGGGCGGATCAAGGTAACCGTCGGCGACAAGGACCTGGACCTTCGCGTCAGTATCATTCCCACCGCCCACGGTCAGTCGGCGGTCATGCGGATTCTGAACAAGGACAATATCAAAGTCGGCGTCCGGCAATTAGGTCTGCACGAGACCGACTTCAATAAGTTCCAGAGTCTGCTCAAACGGCCGAACGGAATTGTCCTCGTGACCGGACCCACCGGTTCGGGGAAGACGACAACGCTCTATGCCGCGCTCAATTCGATGAACCGGCCGGACAAGAAGATCATCACGGCCGAGGATCCGGTGGAGTATTACCTTCCCGGCATCAACCAAGTTGAGGTGAAGCACAACATCGGCCTCGATTTCAGCCGCATCATTCGGTCGATGTTGCGGCAGGCACCCAATGTGATCCTCGTCGGCGAAATGCGTGATGAAGAGACGGCACAGATGGGCATCCAGGCATCTTTAACTGGACACTTGGTATTTAGTACTCTACATACGAACGATGCGCCCAGTGCTGTAACGCGCATGGTCGACATGCACGTTCCGGCTTACCTCGTCGCGAGCAGCGTGGTAGCCGTGCTGGCGCAGCGGTTGGTGCGCCTGAATTGCTCGAAGTGCAAGCACCCGATTCAGCTCCCAGAATCGGTTTTGAACGACGCAGGTATTCCTTTGGAACTAGCCAAGAAGGCGACGTTCATGAAGGGGAAGGGCTGCGGCAACTGCAACAAGAGCGGCTACCGCGGACGCCAGGGAATCTTTGAACTAATGATGATCAGCGGCAAGATTCGCGAGATGATCTTCAAGAACATGTCTTCCCTGGAAATACGTAAGGAAGCATGCCGTTTGGGGATGAGCACCCTCTACGTTGACGGGATTCGCAAGGTCATGTCGGGCATCACCACGCTCGACGAGGTCTATCGCAACGCTAAGCGTAACGAAACGGACGTAATCTCGATGTAA
- a CDS encoding type II secretion system protein codes for MKNSLKNRQGDAFTVIELMVVIAILGLLMAISMSAFGAAIAQAKISRTKVIIAKLDQLVMERYEGYRTRPIPIRPPANQDVRTSAQNRLLALREIMRMELPGSKQDVNDNPVIPGVTRTAISRGYVRRVPSGWTESWQQAECLYLIIASMRDGDKSALDFFSPEEIGDIDDDGVPEILDAWGTPIQFIRWPAGYLSDDTNYPALTMQNQTTPDSFDLLKADYRWNPTNNSTLKPYDLKPLIFSYGPDRQLAGPSVSAIQYSVTTPTKNDPYFHMGSDPLPGAITDAAAYAASADNITNHYQEAE; via the coding sequence ATGAAAAACTCACTCAAAAATCGCCAAGGCGACGCCTTCACCGTGATTGAACTCATGGTGGTGATCGCGATCCTCGGTCTGCTGATGGCCATCAGCATGTCGGCCTTCGGGGCTGCCATCGCACAAGCCAAAATCAGCCGGACGAAGGTGATCATCGCCAAGCTCGATCAACTGGTGATGGAACGTTATGAGGGTTACCGCACCCGGCCCATTCCGATTCGACCGCCCGCCAATCAGGACGTGCGCACCTCGGCTCAGAACCGCTTGCTCGCGTTGCGCGAAATCATGCGAATGGAATTGCCGGGCAGCAAGCAGGATGTCAATGACAATCCGGTGATTCCCGGAGTCACCCGGACAGCGATTAGCCGAGGCTACGTGCGGCGCGTGCCCAGCGGTTGGACCGAATCCTGGCAACAAGCCGAATGCCTGTACCTGATCATCGCTTCGATGCGTGACGGTGATAAATCAGCTCTCGATTTCTTCAGCCCGGAAGAGATTGGCGACATCGATGACGATGGCGTGCCGGAGATTCTCGACGCCTGGGGGACGCCGATTCAGTTCATTCGCTGGCCGGCAGGCTATCTCAGCGATGATACGAACTATCCCGCGCTGACGATGCAGAATCAAACCACGCCCGATTCTTTCGATCTGCTCAAAGCCGATTACCGCTGGAATCCAACCAACAACTCCACGCTCAAGCCTTACGATCTCAAACCGTTAATTTTTTCCTACGGCCCTGACCGGCAATTGGCCGGGCCATCGGTGTCTGCCATCCAGTATTCCGTTACGACGCCAACTAAAAATGATCCCTATTTCCACATGGGATCAGATCCGCTTCCTGGCGCTATCACCGATGCCGCTGCCTACGCCGCCTCCGCCGACAACATCACCAATCACTATCAGGAGGCCGAGTAA
- a CDS encoding type II secretion system protein: protein MSTSHRFIAGSTRSSRRAFTLVEMLVVLGIIGVLIALLLPAVMYAQRTARNAALALEIKNLDTALNTYKQQRGEFPPCFGDYNSSGNLVYSTAARTSSVVERHLQRCYPKFIDNPMNSNDFKDQFYTAAMNVDQAEALVLWLSLISTNPANPFETTATRSGYYEFKQSQLVDNGDSDGIPIYVSPYTREQPFIYVENRNYTSFMRQNCYARALLPNGNNAQTLPYGSAPTAPMNPTSFQILTAGQDGDWGDLPAPASNMYPAKVFPTDLGGYYKPGDKDNLTNFSGGKTLGDSRPQ, encoded by the coding sequence ATGTCTACCTCTCACCGGTTTATTGCCGGGAGTACCCGGTCTTCGCGACGAGCGTTCACGCTGGTCGAAATGCTCGTGGTGCTGGGCATCATCGGCGTGCTGATCGCGCTGCTGCTGCCTGCCGTGATGTATGCACAGCGCACTGCCCGCAACGCTGCCTTGGCGCTGGAGATCAAGAATCTCGACACCGCGCTCAATACCTACAAGCAACAGCGAGGTGAGTTTCCGCCCTGCTTCGGCGATTACAACAGCAGTGGCAACCTGGTGTATAGTACTGCCGCTCGCACTAGCAGCGTTGTTGAACGTCACTTGCAACGGTGCTATCCCAAGTTCATCGACAATCCGATGAATTCCAACGATTTCAAGGACCAGTTCTACACGGCTGCGATGAACGTGGATCAAGCCGAAGCGCTCGTGCTCTGGCTGAGCCTGATCAGTACCAATCCGGCGAACCCCTTCGAAACAACGGCCACTCGCAGTGGCTACTATGAGTTCAAGCAAAGCCAGTTGGTGGACAACGGCGATAGCGATGGCATTCCAATTTATGTGTCGCCTTATACGCGCGAACAACCTTTCATCTACGTCGAGAACCGCAACTACACGAGCTTCATGCGGCAGAACTGCTATGCCCGCGCTCTGTTGCCAAACGGCAACAACGCTCAAACGCTCCCCTACGGTTCCGCGCCGACGGCACCGATGAACCCGACCTCGTTTCAAATCTTGACCGCCGGTCAGGATGGCGACTGGGGCGACCTGCCCGCGCCCGCGAGCAACATGTATCCAGCCAAGGTGTTCCCTACGGACCTCGGGGGTTATTACAAGCCTGGCGACAAAGACAACCTGACCAACTTCAGCGGCGGAAAAACCTTGGGTGACTCTCGTCCGCAGTAG
- a CDS encoding type IV pilus twitching motility protein PilT — MASILIDKLLQAAVKQGASDIHIVTGQPPVFRLHGRMRKLETKVLEPEDSVALMKSIAPERCQRELQERGSADFGFAFGDLARFRVSIFKQRGHVSMVLRQIPNNMLTPQQLGLPEVCVKMVMRPRGLFLVTGPTGSGKSTTLASLVNYINETVDHHIITIEDPIEFYHYHKKSTVNQREIGVDVPSFSEAIRRALRQDPDVILVGEMRDLETIEAAISAAETGHVVFGTLHTNSAQGTINRIIDAFPGNLQDQVRTQLSTSIIGVVAQTLLPKIGGGRCAAYEILVVTPGIANLIRENKTFRINSAIQTGMKFGMQLMDDHLFRLWLEQKVTLEDVLSKAQNQDELAKRIHNAQRGIMDDPSQQGGPDLNSAPKGHGGH; from the coding sequence ATGGCTTCCATTCTCATCGACAAACTGTTGCAGGCTGCCGTCAAGCAAGGGGCGAGCGATATCCATATCGTTACCGGCCAGCCTCCGGTCTTTCGGCTGCACGGGCGCATGCGCAAGCTCGAGACCAAGGTTCTCGAGCCGGAAGACAGTGTCGCCCTGATGAAGAGCATCGCCCCCGAACGCTGCCAACGCGAACTGCAGGAACGAGGCAGCGCCGACTTTGGGTTTGCCTTCGGCGACCTGGCTCGCTTTCGCGTTTCGATCTTCAAGCAGCGCGGCCACGTCTCGATGGTGCTGCGGCAGATTCCGAACAACATGCTCACCCCGCAGCAACTCGGGTTGCCCGAAGTCTGCGTGAAGATGGTGATGCGTCCCCGCGGTCTCTTTCTGGTGACCGGGCCGACCGGTTCGGGCAAATCGACCACGCTGGCCAGCCTGGTGAATTACATCAACGAGACGGTTGACCATCACATCATCACGATCGAAGACCCGATCGAGTTTTATCACTATCACAAGAAGTCGACCGTCAATCAGCGCGAGATCGGCGTCGATGTGCCGAGCTTTTCGGAAGCGATTCGCCGTGCTCTGCGGCAAGACCCCGACGTGATTCTCGTCGGCGAAATGCGTGACTTGGAAACCATCGAAGCCGCCATCTCGGCTGCCGAAACGGGCCACGTGGTGTTCGGCACGCTGCACACCAACAGCGCTCAGGGCACGATCAACCGTATTATCGATGCCTTTCCCGGTAACTTGCAGGACCAGGTCCGCACCCAGTTGTCGACGTCGATCATCGGCGTCGTGGCTCAAACGCTGCTGCCAAAGATCGGCGGTGGCCGCTGTGCAGCTTATGAAATTCTGGTGGTCACGCCCGGTATCGCGAACTTGATCCGCGAGAACAAAACGTTCCGCATCAACAGTGCGATTCAAACCGGTATGAAGTTCGGCATGCAGCTGATGGACGATCACTTGTTCCGGCTGTGGCTCGAACAAAAAGTCACGCTCGAAGACGTCCTCAGCAAAGCGCAGAACCAGGACGAACTGGCCAAGCGCATTCACAACGCTCAGCGCGGCATCATGGACGATCCGTCGCAACAAGGCGGTCCCGATTTGAATTCCGCTCCTAAGGGCCATGGTGGGCACTAA
- a CDS encoding type IV pilus modification PilV family protein produces the protein MTRQSTNRRGVSILEVLFAILITSIGLMGAIAVFPAALLQIKRGQQADATAAAGLSGIHMFYAMNMQQPGRWLLPSTTAPPSYWPTAGVTNPLPRMPARSIDGQWYIDGQFGYCIDPRFVAANSPPSIMSADSNANYFPYGQSTSPMLRVTLNNGALNSTTPMTPLHAESIFRIDDDLSYHRFTGRLNGIDVDRTNHSESIFVQGSSGNALKRESDGHLSWMATLTPKLERVAGASENLFNLSIVVFYDRPIQLQATGGYDASEWDLAVNMTSSMSGTYGGGISGGDMQLTNTATGLTTEEQARRLSLRRDQWIMLASFTLISGRRVPQCRWYRVIDADEPNGASVEVTLSGADWENTNQQVRAVVCQGVIAVFERTIKLDPRN, from the coding sequence ATGACTCGGCAATCGACCAATCGCCGCGGCGTGAGCATTCTCGAAGTTCTCTTCGCGATCTTGATCACTTCCATCGGCCTGATGGGAGCCATCGCGGTTTTTCCCGCGGCGCTTTTGCAAATCAAGCGTGGCCAGCAAGCCGACGCGACGGCTGCCGCCGGCCTCTCGGGCATTCACATGTTCTACGCCATGAACATGCAGCAGCCTGGCCGTTGGTTGCTGCCTTCGACCACCGCGCCGCCGTCGTACTGGCCCACAGCGGGAGTCACCAATCCTTTGCCGCGAATGCCTGCTCGCAGCATCGACGGCCAGTGGTACATCGACGGGCAGTTTGGTTATTGCATCGATCCGCGGTTCGTTGCTGCCAATTCGCCGCCGTCGATCATGAGCGCCGACTCGAATGCGAATTACTTTCCCTACGGTCAGTCAACCAGTCCGATGCTCCGCGTCACGCTGAACAACGGCGCGCTGAATTCGACGACTCCCATGACTCCCTTGCATGCGGAATCGATTTTTCGCATCGACGACGACCTGTCATACCATCGTTTCACCGGCCGCTTGAATGGTATCGACGTCGATCGTACCAATCACTCGGAATCGATCTTCGTGCAAGGCAGTTCTGGCAACGCGCTCAAGCGCGAGTCGGACGGGCACTTGTCCTGGATGGCGACGCTCACTCCCAAGCTGGAGCGAGTTGCTGGAGCCTCCGAGAATCTCTTCAATCTGTCGATCGTGGTTTTTTACGATCGGCCGATCCAACTGCAGGCCACCGGCGGCTACGACGCCTCGGAATGGGACTTGGCCGTCAACATGACCAGCAGTATGAGTGGGACGTATGGCGGCGGCATCAGCGGCGGCGACATGCAGTTGACAAACACGGCTACTGGACTCACGACGGAAGAGCAGGCTCGTCGTTTGAGTCTGCGTCGCGATCAATGGATTATGCTCGCCAGTTTCACCTTGATCAGCGGTCGGCGGGTGCCGCAGTGCCGGTGGTATCGCGTGATTGATGCCGACGAACCCAACGGCGCCTCGGTTGAGGTCACTCTCTCGGGAGCCGACTGGGAAAACACCAATCAGCAGGTTCGCGCCGTGGTTTGTCAGGGCGTGATCGCCGTGTTTGAAAGAACCATCAAACTGGATCCGCGCAATTAG
- a CDS encoding type II secretion system F family protein, translating to MPTYQFEAMDATGAEIRDVIEAPSEEEAQQTIRQMGYFVTKIAAKRQSGGAKTAGGKKKRPLALGGASSKQLAMFTKQLSILQDAGLPILRSLRILELQQKPGKLKNALMDVGDEIEGGATLSEAMAKSPSVFSRLFVNMIKAGEAGGALEVILRRLSEFLDRSESLKAKVKGAMIYPVVVVLVAIMILVFIMIKIVPVFQKMFDEFGLKLPLPTEILINLSKWLVKDGWWSMPLIPVVVFVVIKIIRKFKQGRMGWDLFWLKLPIIGMLTEKNIMARTSRTLGTLVASGVPILESLNITRETATNAMFERMYGKVSDAIREGDTIAKPMAANAKPGFHPVAAGLWFALGAFGPLLLMCLPKVAEKAGGYHMFIMFACAAGIIGLAYYFLNMNKRVVDELVVNMVDVGEETGELDTMLYKVADVFDEEVTTLTDGLMKLIEPLLIVFLGVAVGFIVVSLFLPLISLIQGLT from the coding sequence ATGCCTACCTATCAATTCGAAGCCATGGACGCTACCGGCGCGGAAATCCGCGACGTGATCGAGGCCCCTTCGGAGGAAGAAGCCCAGCAGACCATTCGGCAGATGGGCTATTTCGTCACCAAGATCGCCGCCAAGCGGCAATCGGGTGGTGCGAAGACCGCTGGCGGCAAAAAGAAACGTCCGCTGGCCTTGGGTGGCGCGAGCAGCAAACAGCTCGCGATGTTCACCAAGCAGCTTTCGATTCTGCAGGACGCCGGCCTGCCGATTCTCCGCAGCTTGCGGATTCTCGAATTGCAACAAAAGCCGGGCAAACTCAAGAACGCGCTGATGGACGTCGGCGATGAGATCGAAGGTGGCGCCACGCTTTCGGAAGCGATGGCCAAGAGCCCGTCGGTCTTCAGCCGTCTGTTTGTGAACATGATCAAAGCCGGTGAAGCGGGCGGTGCTCTCGAAGTGATTCTTCGCCGCTTGTCGGAGTTCCTCGACCGGTCGGAATCGCTGAAGGCCAAGGTCAAGGGCGCGATGATTTACCCGGTGGTCGTCGTGCTCGTCGCGATCATGATCCTCGTGTTCATCATGATCAAGATCGTGCCGGTGTTCCAAAAGATGTTCGACGAGTTCGGCCTCAAGTTGCCGTTGCCGACGGAGATTCTCATCAATCTCTCGAAGTGGCTGGTCAAGGACGGCTGGTGGTCGATGCCGCTCATCCCGGTCGTGGTCTTTGTCGTCATCAAGATCATTCGCAAGTTCAAACAAGGGCGCATGGGCTGGGACTTATTCTGGCTGAAGTTGCCGATCATCGGCATGCTCACCGAAAAGAACATCATGGCGAGAACATCGCGAACACTAGGAACACTGGTGGCGAGCGGTGTGCCGATTCTGGAATCGCTCAACATCACTCGCGAAACGGCAACCAATGCCATGTTCGAGCGGATGTACGGCAAGGTGAGCGACGCCATTCGCGAGGGCGATACCATCGCCAAGCCGATGGCTGCCAACGCCAAGCCTGGTTTTCATCCGGTGGCCGCGGGGCTGTGGTTCGCGCTCGGCGCGTTCGGGCCGCTGTTGCTCATGTGCTTGCCCAAGGTGGCCGAGAAGGCAGGCGGCTATCACATGTTCATCATGTTTGCCTGTGCGGCGGGCATCATCGGCCTGGCTTACTACTTCCTGAATATGAACAAGCGCGTGGTCGACGAACTGGTGGTGAACATGGTCGACGTCGGTGAGGAAACCGGCGAACTCGACACCATGCTCTACAAGGTAGCCGACGTGTTCGATGAAGAAGTGACAACGCTCACCGATGGTTTGATGAAGCTGATCGAACCGTTGCTCATCGTGTTCCTCGGCGTGGCGGTCGGGTTCATCGTGGTGAGCCTCTTCTTGCCGCTGATCTCGCTCATCCAAGGTTTGACGTAA
- a CDS encoding prepilin-type N-terminal cleavage/methylation domain-containing protein yields MRRQHSPRRGYTLVELLVVIMIAMLLMVVSLPVVKTVMDDARPREASRILNSTLFTAKSRAAFTTRLAGVEFVMQAVGDTTMNPTTYQCTQMYLCEVPAMYAGDSTLSQATINVDTQSPSGSPRSPNTFYNYKLYLMDGPVGNSLPSSSDSTTKTANYLIDQDIFEIRFDFRGPWYTGHRIGTESFTVDIPGNPPPCVMSSTNPPNNFCRSAPFQIRRPPQRVGNAVELPRGTAIDMMFSGIGQQGEDFADTSALRIMFTPEGSLLNYTRMNRQMMGSPVAATNPVLGTAHFLVGVPQKVTGRQEEAMGAYTYTDASKSNIADFNALWVSIGRASGVVTTNENAPNPTFSGDPSMNAIRQSYIQQCRQYATAREQKGGR; encoded by the coding sequence ATGCGTAGGCAACACTCGCCGAGGCGGGGCTACACGCTGGTCGAGCTCCTCGTGGTGATCATGATCGCCATGCTGCTGATGGTGGTCTCGCTGCCGGTCGTCAAAACCGTGATGGACGATGCTCGCCCGCGCGAAGCGTCGCGAATTTTGAACTCGACATTGTTCACCGCCAAGAGCCGCGCGGCCTTCACCACGCGTTTGGCTGGTGTCGAGTTCGTCATGCAAGCCGTCGGCGACACGACGATGAACCCGACGACTTACCAGTGCACGCAGATGTATCTGTGCGAAGTCCCGGCGATGTATGCCGGCGACTCGACGTTGTCGCAAGCGACGATCAATGTCGACACGCAATCGCCATCGGGCTCGCCGCGCTCGCCGAATACTTTTTACAACTACAAGCTCTACCTGATGGATGGTCCGGTTGGAAACAGCTTGCCGAGCTCTTCTGACAGCACGACGAAGACCGCGAACTACCTGATTGATCAAGACATCTTCGAGATCCGCTTCGACTTTCGCGGCCCGTGGTACACCGGTCATCGAATCGGGACCGAAAGCTTCACCGTCGACATTCCCGGCAATCCGCCACCATGCGTGATGAGTTCGACCAACCCGCCGAACAACTTTTGCCGCTCGGCGCCGTTTCAAATTCGCCGGCCGCCGCAACGCGTCGGCAATGCGGTGGAACTGCCGCGAGGAACCGCCATCGACATGATGTTCAGCGGCATCGGTCAGCAAGGCGAAGATTTTGCCGATACGTCGGCGCTGCGAATCATGTTCACGCCCGAAGGGAGCCTGCTTAATTACACGCGCATGAATCGCCAGATGATGGGCTCGCCCGTCGCGGCAACGAATCCGGTTTTGGGCACCGCACACTTCCTCGTGGGTGTTCCGCAAAAGGTAACCGGCCGTCAGGAAGAAGCGATGGGGGCGTACACCTACACCGATGCGAGCAAATCGAACATCGCCGATTTTAATGCTCTGTGGGTTTCGATCGGCCGAGCGTCGGGCGTGGTGACCACCAACGAAAACGCTCCCAATCCGACCTTTAGCGGCGACCCGAGCATGAATGCGATTCGGCAAAGCTACATCCAGCAATGCCGGCAGTACGCGACCGCGCGCGAACAAAAGGGAGGCCGCTAA
- a CDS encoding GspE/PulE family protein yields the protein MAIRRIGQILVDLGFISDEQLEMLLEEQQNRPGTLLGKIAQELNLVNEDQLAQALSEQMGMKVVDLGEIALSVDLVAKISESMAQLYRVVPVHFEGNSLTVATCDPQNITIQDELRSMLGYHIRTVIATEADIKKTLDRYYASDKDTVSSLVAELGNDKELEAAMKALEKGKHDLGDLESLADSAPVRKLLNMVLLLAIKDHASDIHFEPFEDEFRIRIKADGVLFEMVPPPRHLAFAITTRIKVMANLDIAERRLPQDGRIELTVGGHPVDLRVSVLPTLFGESVVMRVLDRSVVSLSLAKVGFEPAMLKTFRTIIDRPNGIVLVTGPTGSGKTTTLYSALTELNHVEDKLITTEDPVEYEIDGIVQIPIDHEIGVTFAACLRAILRQDPDIILVGEIRDLETAEIAIQAALTGHMVFSTLHTNDSPSTITRLKDMGVPTFLITATVEAILAQRLVRRICAGCREEVAPSEDLLSDLGMTVADVADKRFFRGRGCETCNNTGYKGRVGLYELMIVNDTIRDMIMQNASVDDLRKCAVGFGMTTLRESGMAKAYEGVTTLDEIVRETILEA from the coding sequence ATGGCCATCCGTCGCATCGGTCAGATTCTCGTCGACTTAGGCTTCATCTCTGATGAGCAATTGGAGATGTTGCTCGAAGAGCAACAGAACCGCCCCGGCACGTTGCTGGGAAAGATCGCGCAAGAACTGAACCTGGTCAATGAAGATCAGCTCGCGCAGGCCCTGTCGGAACAGATGGGGATGAAGGTCGTCGACCTGGGCGAAATCGCGCTCAGCGTCGATCTGGTCGCGAAGATCTCGGAGTCGATGGCTCAGCTCTATCGCGTGGTGCCGGTTCACTTCGAAGGCAACTCGCTGACCGTGGCAACCTGCGATCCGCAGAACATCACGATTCAAGACGAGCTCCGCTCGATGCTCGGCTATCACATTCGGACGGTGATCGCCACCGAAGCCGATATCAAAAAGACGCTCGACCGTTACTACGCGTCGGATAAGGACACGGTTTCGAGCCTGGTTGCCGAGCTCGGCAACGACAAAGAGCTCGAAGCGGCGATGAAGGCCCTGGAAAAGGGGAAGCACGACCTGGGCGATCTCGAGTCGCTCGCCGATAGCGCGCCGGTTCGCAAGCTGCTGAACATGGTGTTGCTCCTCGCGATCAAGGATCACGCCAGCGACATTCACTTCGAGCCGTTCGAAGATGAGTTCCGCATCCGCATCAAAGCCGACGGCGTGTTGTTTGAAATGGTTCCGCCGCCGCGGCACTTGGCATTTGCGATCACCACTCGCATCAAGGTGATGGCGAATCTCGACATTGCCGAACGGCGGTTGCCGCAGGACGGCCGGATCGAGCTCACGGTCGGTGGTCACCCGGTCGACTTGCGCGTGAGCGTGCTCCCGACGCTGTTCGGCGAGAGCGTGGTTATGCGGGTGCTCGATCGCTCGGTGGTGTCGCTCAGCCTCGCCAAGGTCGGCTTCGAGCCGGCAATGCTCAAAACGTTCCGCACAATCATCGATCGTCCGAACGGCATTGTGCTGGTGACCGGGCCGACGGGTTCGGGAAAAACAACCACGCTTTATTCGGCACTCACCGAGCTCAACCACGTCGAAGACAAACTGATCACCACCGAGGACCCGGTTGAATACGAAATCGACGGCATCGTGCAGATTCCGATCGATCACGAAATCGGCGTGACCTTTGCCGCTTGCTTGCGGGCCATTTTGCGGCAGGATCCCGACATCATTCTGGTCGGCGAGATCCGCGATCTCGAAACGGCGGAAATTGCCATTCAAGCAGCCCTCACGGGGCACATGGTGTTCAGCACGCTCCACACCAACGATTCGCCGAGCACGATCACGCGTCTCAAGGACATGGGCGTGCCGACGTTTTTGATCACGGCCACGGTCGAAGCGATTCTCGCGCAACGGTTGGTGCGGCGCATTTGCGCGGGCTGCCGCGAAGAGGTCGCTCCTTCGGAAGACTTGCTGTCCGATCTCGGCATGACCGTGGCCGACGTCGCCGACAAGCGGTTCTTCCGCGGCCGCGGCTGCGAGACCTGCAACAACACGGGCTACAAAGGCCGCGTCGGTTTGTATGAGTTGATGATCGTCAACGACACGATCCGCGACATGATCATGCAAAACGCTTCGGTCGACGATCTCCGCAAGTGCGCGGTCGGCTTCGGCATGACCACGCTCCGCGAGTCGGGCATGGCCAAGGCCTATGAAGGTGTGACGACGCTGGATGAGATTGTGCGCGAAACGATTTTGGAAGCGTAA